One genomic region from Syntrophales bacterium encodes:
- a CDS encoding TIGR00282 family metallophosphoesterase, translated as MKLFFIGDIVGKPGRRAIRMLLPAIRNEQGIDVVVANCENAAGGFGVTCDVIDELLESPIDILTSGNHIWDKREIIDCIDEYPTLLRPANYPEGSPGRGWVVTNNHGGKRPLAVLNLEGRVFMRPLECPFKTARRIIRTVGDCTPVIIVDMHAEATSEKQALGRFLDGTVSAVIGTHTHVQTADETILPQGTAYISDAGMTGAFDSILGIRKEAAIERFLTVRPTKFEVAKKDVRLQGVIIDIDDDSGTSLAISRVSVKLDA; from the coding sequence ATGAAGCTGTTTTTTATAGGCGATATCGTCGGAAAGCCGGGTCGAAGGGCGATACGGATGCTGCTGCCGGCTATCAGGAACGAGCAGGGAATCGATGTGGTCGTGGCGAATTGTGAAAATGCCGCCGGCGGTTTCGGGGTGACTTGTGACGTTATCGATGAGCTGTTGGAAAGCCCCATCGATATTCTCACGTCGGGGAACCACATATGGGACAAACGAGAAATTATTGATTGCATCGATGAATATCCGACCCTTCTAAGGCCCGCCAACTATCCCGAGGGGTCGCCCGGCCGGGGATGGGTCGTCACAAACAATCACGGAGGGAAAAGGCCTCTGGCCGTACTCAACCTTGAAGGCAGGGTGTTCATGCGCCCCCTTGAATGTCCCTTCAAAACCGCCCGGCGTATCATCCGGACCGTGGGCGATTGTACGCCTGTCATCATCGTCGACATGCACGCCGAGGCAACGTCGGAAAAACAGGCTCTCGGCCGGTTTCTTGACGGTACGGTCAGTGCCGTCATAGGCACCCATACTCATGTTCAGACAGCCGATGAAACGATCCTCCCCCAGGGGACGGCCTACATCAGTGACGCCGGCATGACGGGAGCCTTTGATTCGATCTTGGGGATACGAAAAGAAGCAGCCATAGAACGGTTCCTGACGGTGCGACCCACGAAATTTGAAGTCGCCAAGAAAGATGTCCGGCTTCAGGGTGTTATCATAGACATTGACGATGATTCCGGCACAAGCCTGGCCATCTCCAGGGTCAGCGTGAAGCTGGATGCATGA
- a CDS encoding bifunctional metallophosphatase/5'-nucleotidase: protein MKRSHGLLRIFLAAFLVVAAAATPSRALGEKRNLVILFTHDLHSHFLPQRHEQPDGSFVPAGGHARLATLIRDHRERHGEAVLLLDAGDYSMGTLFHTAFMTEAFELTLMAEMGYDAVTIGNHEYDFKPDGLARSLAAARKHRADPPALVASNVVFTPDDPRDSALKEEFQAYPVKEYLVIEKAGIRTGIFGILGKNAQVDAPFAPPVTFSDPVEQSRKMVEILRNREGVDLVICLSHTGTGPVKKYSEDERLAEAVPGIDVIVSGHTHTLLMEPIVTGTTCIVSAGQYGAWLGVLEMDVPRDAKPRVLSYRVEPVKGDIPEDGEIAGRIREFKKHIDNRFLEPLGLHFDQPVAMSGFSTETLSYMSEFPGETGLGNLITDAYRFAVKEAGGAKYEEAHVAIQPLGHIRDSLREGPVTVADIFRILALGIGPDGNPGYPLITGYLTGRELKKLMEVETTVSSMKRDAHLSVSGLQCAYNPHRLPFDRVTSIMIRDEGGSWLPVDKNRLYRVTANLYTAHMVDYISHVSKGLLSLELKGRDGKPLRRMSDGIVTMAGPDGKAQELKEWLALISYMKSFPDSTGDGIPDIPVRYASTESRITVDPSLHPLDLVRGGTMITWAVSALALLILTAPVVLLKLLRRRRRSRKLRFY from the coding sequence ATGAAGAGAAGCCATGGCCTTTTGCGCATCTTTCTGGCCGCGTTCCTCGTCGTGGCGGCGGCGGCGACTCCATCCCGTGCCCTCGGTGAAAAACGCAACCTCGTCATTCTTTTTACCCATGACCTTCATTCCCATTTTCTGCCTCAGCGCCATGAGCAACCCGACGGATCCTTCGTACCGGCCGGAGGCCACGCCCGGCTGGCGACCCTTATCAGGGACCATCGAGAACGTCATGGGGAGGCCGTACTCCTCCTGGACGCCGGGGATTACAGCATGGGAACGCTCTTTCACACGGCTTTCATGACTGAAGCCTTTGAACTAACCCTCATGGCAGAGATGGGATACGACGCCGTTACCATCGGAAATCACGAGTACGACTTTAAACCCGACGGACTGGCCCGATCCCTCGCCGCCGCCCGAAAACATCGTGCCGACCCACCCGCCCTGGTTGCGTCAAACGTTGTCTTTACTCCCGATGATCCCCGTGACAGTGCCTTGAAAGAGGAATTCCAGGCCTATCCCGTCAAAGAATACCTTGTCATCGAAAAGGCGGGCATTCGAACAGGAATCTTCGGCATACTGGGCAAAAACGCCCAGGTGGACGCGCCTTTTGCCCCGCCGGTGACCTTCTCCGATCCTGTTGAACAGAGCAGGAAGATGGTGGAAATTCTCAGAAACCGTGAAGGGGTGGACTTGGTGATCTGCCTGTCGCACACGGGAACGGGGCCTGTAAAAAAATACTCCGAGGATGAACGCCTGGCCGAGGCGGTTCCCGGAATCGACGTAATCGTCAGCGGCCACACCCATACCCTCCTGATGGAGCCGATCGTTACCGGCACCACCTGTATCGTGTCTGCGGGGCAGTACGGGGCCTGGCTCGGCGTTCTCGAAATGGACGTGCCTCGGGACGCAAAACCGCGGGTTCTCTCATACCGGGTTGAACCCGTGAAGGGGGACATTCCTGAAGACGGGGAGATTGCCGGAAGGATCCGGGAATTCAAGAAGCATATCGACAACAGGTTCCTCGAACCCCTGGGTCTTCACTTCGACCAGCCTGTCGCCATGAGCGGTTTTTCCACGGAAACACTTTCCTATATGTCTGAATTCCCCGGAGAAACCGGCCTGGGGAATTTGATCACCGATGCCTACCGCTTCGCTGTAAAAGAAGCCGGGGGTGCGAAATATGAAGAGGCGCACGTCGCTATTCAGCCCCTGGGCCATATTCGGGATTCCCTGCGGGAGGGTCCCGTCACCGTCGCCGATATTTTCAGAATTCTTGCCCTGGGAATCGGCCCGGACGGCAACCCCGGCTATCCCCTCATCACGGGTTACCTGACGGGGAGGGAACTGAAAAAACTTATGGAGGTGGAGACCACCGTGTCGTCCATGAAACGGGACGCGCACTTGAGCGTGTCGGGCCTTCAATGCGCCTATAACCCCCACCGGCTGCCCTTTGACCGGGTCACCTCCATCATGATCCGGGATGAAGGAGGTTCCTGGCTTCCGGTGGATAAAAACCGCCTCTACCGCGTAACGGCGAACCTCTATACAGCCCACATGGTGGACTACATCAGCCATGTCTCAAAAGGACTGCTTTCGTTAGAGTTGAAAGGACGGGACGGGAAACCCCTGCGGCGGATGAGCGACGGCATTGTCACCATGGCCGGCCCTGACGGGAAAGCACAGGAACTCAAGGAATGGCTCGCTCTGATCTCCTACATGAAAAGCTTTCCCGACAGTACCGGCGACGGCATTCCCGACATTCCGGTCCGTTATGCCTCCACGGAAAGCCGCATTACAGTGGATCCCTCGCTGCACCCCCTCGACCTGGTGCGGGGAGGGACCATGATAACCTGGGCCGTCAGCGCCCTGGCCCTTCTGATCCTGACGGCGCCTGTCGTCCTGCTGAAACTCCTCCGGCGAAGACGGCGATCCCGGAAGCTTCGATTCTATTGA
- the typA gene encoding translational GTPase TypA, with product MTKDSIRNIAIIAHVDHGKTTLVDGMLRQSGIFSDHRQVTERVMDSLDLERERGITIMAKNTAVRYGDRKINIVDTPGHADFGGEVERSMSLVDGALLLVDASEGPLPQTRFVLKKALARKLPVIVVINKIDRSDARIDEVVNEVYDLFIDLDATEEQVEFPIIYTNAKSGVAKTAPGDGSENLKPLFDAIVRFIPGPEADDGAATQFLVTALDYDSYVGQLALGRLAGGVLEIHRDYSLCGVGETTRRITLSALYTFDGLRKISAERAEAGDIVAVAGVDDVAIGDTIACVNDPRPLPRIQVDEPTVSMIFYVNTSPTAGREGKFLTSRHLRDRLEKETLRNMALAITLLEQKDRFEVSGRGELQMAVLIETMRREGYEFMVSKPRVITRMEGETVMEPMERVYLDIPEECIGIVTEKLSLRKGRMTNLVNRGSGRVRVEFIVPARGLIGFRSHFLTDTKGAGIMNARFEGYQPWCGSISQRVNGAIVADRAGRVTAYASLAMVDRGELFTGTGTEVYGGMIIGERNRTGDLSVNITKEKQLTNIRSSTAEATVTFRPPRRLSLDQSIEFIAEDELIEVTPGNIRLRKMELHKNRRQANHGP from the coding sequence GTGACCAAGGACAGTATTCGTAACATCGCCATTATCGCCCATGTGGATCATGGGAAAACGACTCTCGTGGACGGCATGCTCAGGCAGAGCGGCATTTTCAGTGATCACCGGCAGGTGACGGAGCGTGTCATGGATTCCCTGGACTTGGAGCGGGAACGGGGAATCACAATCATGGCGAAGAACACGGCCGTCCGATACGGCGACAGGAAGATCAATATCGTCGATACGCCGGGACATGCCGACTTCGGAGGCGAAGTGGAAAGGAGCATGAGTCTCGTCGACGGCGCCCTGCTGCTGGTGGATGCCAGTGAGGGACCCCTTCCCCAGACACGGTTTGTCCTGAAAAAGGCCTTGGCGAGAAAGCTTCCCGTCATCGTGGTCATCAACAAGATCGACCGGTCCGATGCCCGGATCGATGAGGTGGTCAACGAGGTCTATGATCTGTTTATCGACCTTGACGCCACGGAAGAACAGGTGGAATTCCCCATCATATACACGAACGCGAAGTCCGGTGTCGCCAAGACGGCGCCGGGAGACGGTTCGGAAAACCTCAAGCCGCTCTTCGATGCCATTGTCCGTTTTATTCCCGGCCCCGAGGCCGATGACGGTGCCGCCACACAGTTTCTTGTTACCGCCCTCGATTATGACTCCTACGTGGGACAACTCGCCCTTGGACGGCTGGCCGGAGGCGTTCTTGAGATTCACCGGGACTACAGTCTCTGTGGCGTGGGCGAAACAACGCGACGTATCACATTGTCAGCCCTGTACACCTTTGACGGCCTTCGAAAAATCTCCGCTGAACGGGCTGAGGCCGGCGATATTGTCGCCGTGGCCGGTGTGGATGACGTGGCCATAGGAGATACCATCGCCTGTGTCAATGACCCCCGGCCGCTTCCTCGTATTCAGGTGGATGAACCGACGGTGTCCATGATTTTCTATGTCAACACCAGCCCGACGGCCGGAAGAGAAGGAAAATTCCTCACGTCACGCCATCTCCGTGATCGGCTGGAAAAAGAAACACTTCGGAATATGGCTCTTGCGATCACCTTGCTTGAACAGAAGGATCGTTTCGAGGTGTCCGGCCGGGGTGAACTGCAGATGGCCGTCCTGATCGAGACCATGCGCCGCGAAGGTTACGAGTTCATGGTTTCAAAGCCCCGGGTCATTACGCGCATGGAAGGTGAAACGGTCATGGAGCCCATGGAGCGGGTTTATCTCGATATCCCCGAAGAATGTATCGGTATTGTTACGGAAAAGCTTTCCCTGCGCAAGGGACGGATGACGAATCTCGTCAACAGGGGAAGCGGCAGGGTCAGGGTTGAGTTTATCGTGCCCGCCCGGGGATTGATCGGCTTTCGGAGCCATTTTCTTACCGACACAAAGGGGGCGGGAATCATGAATGCCCGTTTTGAGGGTTATCAGCCCTGGTGCGGTTCCATCTCGCAGCGTGTCAACGGGGCTATCGTCGCCGACCGGGCCGGACGTGTGACCGCCTACGCGAGCCTTGCCATGGTGGACCGGGGAGAGCTTTTTACGGGAACGGGAACCGAGGTGTACGGAGGCATGATTATCGGGGAACGCAATCGCACGGGCGATCTATCAGTCAATATAACAAAGGAAAAACAACTCACCAATATACGAAGTTCAACCGCGGAAGCCACGGTTACCTTTCGTCCGCCCCGGCGTCTCTCCCTTGACCAGTCTATCGAGTTTATCGCCGAGGATGAACTCATCGAAGTCACCCCCGGAAACATACGCCTCCGCAAGATGGAGCTGCACAAGAACAGGCGGCAGGCGAACCATGGCCCGTAA
- the tyrS gene encoding tyrosine--tRNA ligase → MSVFNVLKNRGFVEQASDDRLIEELLGEQNITCYIGFDPTATSLHIGSLIPIMALVHMQRGGHRPIALVGGGTGLIGDPSGKSELRRVLTVEDIEANVAGIQKQLSRYLDFSGGKALMLNNAEWLAGLNYIEFLRDIGRHFSVNRMLAAESYRMRLETGLTFVEFNYMLLQSYDFYYLSRHYDCVLQMGGNDQWGNIVAGIDLTRRMSGKQVFGLTFPLITTSQGSKMGKTEKGTIWIDPELTSPYEYYQYWVNTDDADLKRFLALFTFLPMEEIRAVERYADAELNMAKSVLAYEATKITHGDEAARAAWKASAAAFGARTIPGELFPSSSIPRTAAGEDLSAIPAITVDSEILDKGIPAYELFADTGLCSSRGEARRLISQGGAYINGTAIARVDELIGSDRLDGRGEIRLRKGKKNYVIVRPGTS, encoded by the coding sequence ATGAGCGTATTCAATGTATTGAAGAATCGGGGATTTGTAGAACAGGCATCGGATGATCGGCTGATCGAAGAGCTACTCGGGGAACAGAACATAACCTGCTATATAGGCTTTGACCCCACGGCCACGAGCCTTCACATCGGAAGCCTGATTCCCATCATGGCTCTCGTTCACATGCAGCGGGGGGGACATCGCCCCATAGCTCTTGTGGGGGGCGGAACAGGGCTCATCGGTGATCCGAGCGGAAAATCGGAATTGCGGCGGGTGCTGACGGTGGAGGATATCGAGGCAAACGTTGCCGGCATTCAGAAGCAACTTTCCCGGTATCTGGATTTCAGCGGGGGGAAAGCGCTCATGCTCAACAATGCCGAGTGGCTTGCCGGTCTCAACTATATCGAATTTCTGCGGGACATTGGTCGGCATTTCAGTGTCAACAGAATGCTGGCCGCCGAAAGTTACCGCATGAGGCTTGAAACGGGGCTCACGTTCGTGGAGTTCAACTACATGCTCCTTCAATCCTACGATTTTTATTACCTGTCCCGTCATTACGACTGTGTTCTTCAGATGGGAGGGAACGACCAGTGGGGTAATATCGTTGCCGGGATCGACCTGACCCGCAGGATGTCAGGGAAGCAGGTATTCGGCCTTACCTTCCCCCTGATCACTACCTCCCAGGGGAGCAAGATGGGAAAGACTGAAAAAGGTACGATCTGGATAGACCCGGAGCTGACGTCGCCCTACGAATATTACCAGTACTGGGTCAACACCGACGATGCCGACCTGAAACGGTTTCTTGCCCTCTTTACCTTCCTGCCCATGGAGGAGATCCGGGCAGTCGAGCGCTATGCCGATGCCGAACTCAATATGGCAAAATCCGTCCTTGCCTATGAGGCCACGAAAATCACCCACGGGGACGAAGCGGCCCGGGCCGCCTGGAAGGCTTCGGCCGCCGCTTTCGGAGCGAGGACCATCCCCGGAGAGCTCTTTCCGTCCAGCTCCATTCCCCGAACCGCCGCCGGGGAGGACCTTTCGGCCATCCCGGCCATTACTGTCGACAGTGAAATCCTGGATAAGGGTATTCCTGCCTATGAACTCTTCGCCGATACGGGGCTTTGCTCGTCCAGGGGTGAAGCCAGGCGGCTCATCAGCCAGGGAGGCGCCTACATCAACGGTACCGCCATAGCCCGCGTGGATGAACTCATCGGGTCGGACCGCCTTGACGGCAGGGGAGAAATACGCCTGCGAAAAGGCAAGAAAAACTACGTCATTGTGAGACCCGGCACCTCCTGA